The DNA region TGTGACCAAATGGTAATCATCTAGTACACGTGGTTCACAAGGAGCATGTAACTCAATTGGTTGACACTTCCTAGTATTTTCAAATGATACATCTAAGGACCCCTTCCAAccattgaattattaaataaatataagtagACGGTTTTTTAAACTAGACAACACAACAggaattttcaattgaaaacaCACAAATTGATCATAAACGTAAAACACATTTGTCAAATGTGTTAACACCTATCCCTAAAGCATGGTACAGATACAAATCTTCCAAGATATAGAAATCTTTCGAAAAAATGAACAACACGAATCATTGAACGCAACAATAAGTTTCCATTTCCAacagaagaaaacaaaacataaacctagaagggaaaaaattaaaaacatatataattaaagattGCCAGGTCGATCTCTATGAAATTTTTAAAgaccatgtaaaaaaaaaaaatcacatcaattaaaacaaattcaagACCAACGAATATTTTTCCAaagacccaaaaacaaaaaaaatccttgtGTTGCGAGAAAGTTATATATTATGCACATTGGCACCAAAAAGTGGGGGTGGGGGAGGCAGATTAGTTGCGTTATGCCCTCAGTCATCTTCAGGCACTTAGGCTGAGATTTAAAACTTCTttgcaacaaaataaaaacattttggtTACTAAACAACTTTTGCTCCTAGAAATTCAGTCTCTATGTTGACTTCTTGTTCCAGCTTTGGGAGGAAGACATCAGTCAAGACATTCTTCGACTGTAGAGAAGCTTTGAGCAATTTCACACCCTAACAAAAATGAATACATTGGAAATATAGTTGTTTCCCCTAAAATTTTCTTccataatataaataaaatataatgtacatagaaagaaagagagaaagtaaTGAACAACATACCTCTTCCATGCCCAATTCGACCACTTTTTCCTCAAGATCCCCTAATTGCTTGACATTAAACTTGTTAAGCAGCTTGATACTGGAAATTGTGGACATGGGTTTCACCTCCAGATCATCCATAATCATGTTTGTAACCACCCCTTTCACGTATCCTCCACCACTAGAGACCGTATTATTTGTGGTTGGTGGGTCTACAAAACTTACATCACAGGTCATAGAACCCTGGCATGAAGGGCATAATGCGCTACAGTTGTCAGCCACATATCCGTGACAGTTGCTGTTTTGGCTTCTAGAACACCTATAGAATTTCGTGGACGTCAATGATGATTCAATGTTTGGCAATAGGAGAGGGACCTCACCAGTACCGCCAGAGATGTGCACCTTGTGCTTCAAGAGAGTCTCTTTGTTCACGTTTGGTTGAAGGTAAGTAGTACTTAAATTTTCGATGCTATCATAAATGTTTCCAAAGCTGCCCACTGTTCCTTGATTTTTCAGAAGAGGAATGATAGTTCCAAGTGGTAGGTGGAGAATGTGAAAGAGGAAGTCGATGAAGTCCTTGTCAGCTTCAGCAAAAAGCACTTTGCGGTTTTCTGTGTCTATCAGAAGTTTCATACTCATATTGGTTACTGCCATAATTGACGTAGAGAAAACCTCAGCAACTCTGAAAAGCAAAAGGATTTTATTAATAAGACAGAACAACAATTGATGAGTCATTACTCCTGAGTCTCCCGCATCTTTTTATAACAGCACCTAACATTGACTTCTAATTAAGCTAGGAACCATAATAAAGATAGAAACAAACcaagtgattaaattatttataacatgtgATTATTAGTAACAATAACAGATTTACTTAGAGAGTTGTGGGCTGCTAATCTGTTAGTCTTGCTGTTTGTGTATAAAACTCTCTATAAATAGGTTGCTTGTGCTTCAATTAGAGAATTGAGCTACTCATATTTTTCTATCCTTTTctcattgtttttctttgtctctcaaATTCTTCTTATCTCTAAAACTTTTCAGAAATTAAATTGATAAGTAACCTAAGTCAACTAGGGAACATTCAATCGATAAGTTTATTGATACTTATAAACTTCTAAATATCCCAAGCAAATGAGTTGCCAGGTAATGCAGGGACATTCACCCCCCtaaaaggaaatatatatatatatatatatatatatatatatatatatatatattacaatctTCAAAACCACAATATCCATACCAGGGCCGGCCCAATGaaatttggggcctaaggcggCGGAAATTTTATATGAGGCCTTTTTATGtgaaacattaattaaataaatatatataataataattaaattaagactaatttgatgtaaatatagaaattgatgaataataataattaaactaaggttaatttcatacagagaattgaatatcataattgaaccataaatttaaacaaaaagaactagaaaaaatattattttttaaaaaaagaaacttattttaacttggatatataactatgcatagttaagtacagttgtaacctaaattttaatttatatattatttttaagagaaagagatagataaatattatttgatgcgtggctttgtaggatattagtttacaaaaattaagatctcaaactattagaggaGATTAATTATCATTGATGATCTATCACATTTGCagcattttttgaaacattttagggttttaattggttttaatttctattggtctcttattttggaagccttgctagaaatgaaaaagaaaaatactaaagatactgcaaaatgttcacaatataatgtgataatgactgtaattgataaaattcaacaatttaatttatttgtgtttgaattaattttttatgtgattggtgacatgctagttaaatttaaacttgaatctatagtaaaatttgtggtatctttaacatcactttaaaaaaaagtactaattattaaaaaaaaatgttatatttttataaaattttggccCTTTACAAATAGAAATGGGGGCCTTTTTtagtagggaatttttttttttttggttgtggggccttaggcctaggcctaagttgcCTAGGCCTTGAGCCGGCACTGATCCATACTAActataacataaaaataattaaaaattgtatACAGCCCACAAATAGACCGAGTTATGTTGTCACACATAactttcatcttttcatcatgTATACTATCTATGTTTTCTTGAATTCTATTGCCCCGGCATTGCTTCCCAAGTTATCTAAGTTACACTCACTTATAAAAAATCTCACATTCTCCTTATCATATTGTACAAGGTTGGGCCCCCGGGTCATTGGGCCTTGGGCCCTGGCCTTGAGATACAGTGCCTAACCTTCTCCCATTTGGATTTGCGACCTCAATCCGAACACCCCTTGAGACCCAATATGAGCCCAAAAGCCGTAAGGGACCATTTTGTCTCGAATGTAAAAAACGAGTCCCTCCCCCTAATCTATCTCAACTTGAACGGCTACGTGATTGCTTGGGAGTGCGACGTCACGGCTTCCTAGTACTGCCTAAGGGAATATCGCTACCAAGTAGTCCTCTAGAGATGGGAACCAGTTTCAATGCCATTACCACCTACCTCAACAAAATATCCACTTAGGGAGGATGGAATTGGACCGCTATCAGAAGGTAATCATAACCCCTCCATTTATCTCCAACTATAAATAGGATGATAGAGTAAGAAAAAGGGGTTGGCAAGAGAGGGAGGGGGGGATTACACAGAGAAAAGAGTGATTGTttcaaggagagagagagagaaagagagagagagaggcttgcATCATCTAGGGTGAGAAGCTGAGTCTCCATGCGAAGGACCACTTATagtaaaaaaacctaaaacccacgatacaaatagattgtgaacCCAAAAATAGTTCGAGCCTGTTAACAATATTTTTGGCACgcacaattggcgtcgtctgtggggaTCTGCTACGAAGCTGTGGTTCTACTGAGACCTGAACGAGAAACTGTCCAGAGGTCAATCAAGGAGTTACACTAAAGTGGCTCTGGAAGGTCTTCTCGGGGGTCAACCTGGCAAAGAAAGAAGGCAAAAGAGGCGTGAAGATAGGGAGCATGAGTGGGAAGAAGAGCAATCCGGCCTTGGAGATGGGTTGTATCAAACTCACTGGACAATGTTAGGTGTTTCAGAGCATCGGCGTTTTGATGAGAGAGGCAAGGAACTTGAGTGATTAAGTAGGTTAGTAAGAGATTTGGAGTTGGAAGCGAGAGAGAGGCATTGAAAAAGAGGTTGTGGGGAACACAAAGAAGGGTTGGCTAGTGTGGGAGGTCGATATGGAACTGGGTCTCGTCAATCCGGTTCTTATCATCACCGAGATCGCTCACGTTCACGAGAATATGCAGATATGAGTTCAACTTCTCCAGAAAAGTGACAACCCCGGAATGCTGCTATGGAcactatgagccgagcgttgcaCCAAGCTACTTGATCGCCATTCTCGGTGGAAATTGAGCAAGCCCCTATGCCAAGCAGATTTACGTGGCTGCCATTCCACTCTTACGATGGGAAGACAGACCCAAtagagcacgtaagccattatATCCAGATGATGTATTTGCACGCCCATAACGATGCACTAATGTGTAAGGTATTTCCTTTGAGTCTCGGGCCCATTGCattgaggtggttcaatggatTAAGGAAGGGCTCGATTCACAGTTTCGTCGAGCAAATCCAAGAGTTCGGTGTCCGGTTCACGACCTGCAGCCGGCTACTACAGCTAGTAGACGTGCTACTATCAATGAAAATGGGAGCTGGGGAAAACCTTTGCAGCTACACTAGCCGATACTGGGAGCTTTACAATGAAATTGGTGGGGGCAACGAAAAAATCACTGCAAGCACCTTTCGACTGGGATTGCCAAAGGATTCCAAGCTCCAAGAGTCATTAACAAGGAGGCCTCTCGAAGATATGAGGTAGCTGATGAGGCGTATCGAAGAATATAAGCAGTTAGAAGATGACCGGCTCCAAAATAAAGGTAAGGCCCCGGTTGTAAGTAATCCTTGACAAAGCGGTTTTCAGCCAAGGCCCCGAAAGGATTTGAGGATTCAAGAGCCAGGAGCATGGGTGGGGGAAGTGAATGTGGCATTCAAGGAGCTGATGCACAGGATCGTGGATTGAATCAAGAATGAGTCGTACTTCCGATGGCCAAACAAGATGGGGGGTGACCCGTCGAGGAGAAATCAGAACCTGTACTCTACTTACCACAAAGATAAGGGGCACATCACCAAGCAATGCAAGGTGTTAAAAGATCATTTAGGGCAGTTGGTGAAGGGGGATATTTGAAAGAGTTGGTGGTGAACCTTAGGAATTAGGAGGCTAGGTAGGATGCTCGGCCATGGGGGAATCCTTTTCCCCCTCCACTAGGATTGATAGAAGTCTAACATAAGCTTCAAGGGGCACGCTAGTGTCCAAAACGAGGGGGGTGCTGACCGTTGTGTCGGTGGGAAGTTGCACGAAGGAGCGACCCTCCAAAAAGAAGTTGAAGTACACTCAGGAGACCATTGCCTTCGACGATGATGATCTCGAGGGCACGATTCAACCACAcgatgatgctttggtggttacgACCAAGATAAATGGTTTCATAGTAAAGCGAGTGATAATAGATCAGGGGAGTGGTGCTAAGGTGATGTATCCCGACCTGTTTAAGGGGCTTGGCCTAAAGAATGAAGATCTCTCCAAGTACAATATGCCCCTGGTGGGGTTTAATGGCCAGATGGTGATCCCAAAAGGCAGATGGTGGATTCATGCAATGGGAGCAGTATTGTCCACCGTGCATGCGAAGGTCAAATTCTGCACCCAGCAAGGTATCGCTATAGTGCGGGATAATCAGCAAGTGGCCAGGCAGTGCTTAGTAGCTGCAGTTAACCAGGAAATCAAGCAAAGGGGGTCAACCAAGGAGGCTCCCTTATAGCAATCACAAGAACCCCAAATGGAAGTGGGTGATAGTGGCACCGAGAATTTAGTAAAAGTAAAGATACTACCGGATGATGACAGGAGTTTTCTGATAGAAGCAAGTATGAAGGATGAAGTCAGGGCAGAGATGCTATTGTTT from Castanea sativa cultivar Marrone di Chiusa Pesio chromosome 6, ASM4071231v1 includes:
- the LOC142640101 gene encoding uncharacterized protein LOC142640101, with protein sequence MQWARDSKEIPYTLVHRYGRANTSSGYNGLRALLGLSSHRKSGMAATVAEVFSTSIMAVTNMSMKLLIDTENRKVLFAEADKDFIDFLFHILHLPLGTIIPLLKNQGTVGSFGNIYDSIENLSTTYLQPNVNKETLLKHKVHISGGTGEVPLLLPNIESSLTSTKFYRCSRSQNSNCHGYVADNCSALCPSCQGSMTCDVSFVDPPTTNNTVSSGGGYVKGVVTNMIMDDLEVKPMSTISSIKLLNKFNVKQLGDLEEKVVELGMEEGVKLLKASLQSKNVLTDVFLPKLEQEVNIETEFLGAKVV